The following are from one region of the Cloacibacterium normanense genome:
- a CDS encoding M1 family metallopeptidase, with translation MKNRLVAIFSLIVGLITAQQQAYYQQEASYKMEIDVDAANYSYHGNQEIKYTNNSPDELSVVYFHLYWNAFKPNSLMDQRVQNQGKNADGRLTEFGSSKLASIPKNEEGSQTVNWIKQNGKLLKFEVQETIMKVYLNEKIKPNSTTTFTMDWDSVVPKQIRRSGRNNREGVDMTMTQWFPKLAEYDYDGWATFDYVGREFHAPFADFDVTIKIDKDYVIGAGGILENPSEVKGYTENPTIKTDKNDKATWRFTAKNILDFAWAADKDYSVETFIVPDGPKVNFVYQKSEKTQFWSEAQPYITKYFQLMNATFGRYVYPTYSFVQGGDGGMEYGMCTMILGEARSLEGLLGLMIHEGAHSWYQQMLATNESTKPWLDEGFTSYAEDFVMNALFPKDDMPNPFYNAIQSYVRFVKSGKEEPAVWLADHHDNGTAYTVASYTKGELFLVELGYIVGEENLSKILKKYYQDWNLKHPTDRDFLHIAQQISGMDLKWFHHYWINTTKTIDYAIKDVKYNDDSTTITLVNNGEVPMPIDFSIFTKDKKTVNYHIPLNMMRTPKTKDYFGDFQTLNYWNWTTKEYTLTIPYKKSDLQILGIDFSQRLADVNPENNFLEVK, from the coding sequence ATGAAGAATAGACTCGTTGCTATATTTTCTTTAATCGTAGGATTAATTACAGCACAACAACAAGCTTATTACCAACAAGAAGCTTCTTACAAAATGGAAATCGATGTAGATGCTGCTAATTACTCTTATCACGGTAACCAAGAAATAAAATATACCAATAATTCTCCTGATGAACTTTCAGTAGTGTACTTCCACTTGTATTGGAATGCTTTTAAACCCAATTCTTTGATGGATCAAAGAGTGCAAAACCAAGGAAAAAATGCAGACGGAAGATTAACTGAATTCGGAAGTTCTAAATTAGCTTCTATTCCTAAAAACGAAGAAGGTTCACAAACCGTAAACTGGATTAAACAAAACGGAAAACTTCTAAAATTTGAAGTTCAAGAAACCATTATGAAGGTTTACCTCAACGAAAAAATAAAACCAAACTCTACCACCACTTTTACGATGGATTGGGATTCTGTAGTTCCTAAACAAATCCGTAGAAGTGGTAGAAACAACAGAGAAGGTGTAGACATGACTATGACGCAATGGTTCCCAAAACTAGCAGAATATGATTATGACGGTTGGGCAACTTTTGATTATGTAGGTAGAGAATTTCATGCTCCTTTTGCTGATTTTGATGTAACCATTAAAATTGATAAAGATTACGTAATAGGCGCAGGTGGAATTTTAGAAAATCCCTCAGAAGTAAAGGGTTACACCGAAAATCCTACGATAAAAACAGATAAAAACGACAAGGCAACTTGGCGTTTTACCGCAAAAAATATTTTAGATTTTGCTTGGGCTGCAGATAAAGACTATTCCGTAGAAACCTTCATCGTTCCAGATGGACCAAAAGTGAATTTTGTCTACCAAAAATCTGAAAAAACACAATTTTGGAGCGAAGCACAACCTTACATTACCAAATATTTCCAACTGATGAATGCCACTTTTGGCAGATACGTTTATCCTACCTACAGTTTTGTACAAGGTGGAGATGGCGGAATGGAATATGGAATGTGTACCATGATTCTGGGCGAAGCGAGAAGTTTGGAAGGTTTATTAGGATTGATGATTCATGAAGGAGCGCACTCTTGGTACCAGCAAATGCTTGCCACTAACGAAAGCACAAAACCTTGGTTAGATGAAGGATTTACCAGTTATGCAGAAGATTTCGTGATGAATGCACTTTTCCCTAAAGATGATATGCCAAATCCTTTTTACAATGCAATTCAGTCTTATGTAAGATTCGTAAAATCTGGCAAAGAAGAACCAGCAGTTTGGTTAGCAGACCATCACGATAATGGAACGGCTTACACTGTAGCTTCTTACACCAAAGGCGAATTATTCTTAGTAGAATTAGGCTACATTGTGGGTGAAGAAAATTTATCTAAAATTTTGAAAAAATATTACCAAGACTGGAACCTTAAACATCCTACAGATAGAGATTTTCTCCACATTGCACAGCAAATTTCTGGTATGGATTTGAAATGGTTCCATCACTATTGGATTAACACGACCAAAACCATAGATTACGCCATAAAAGATGTAAAATACAATGATGATTCTACTACGATTACGCTCGTAAATAACGGTGAAGTTCCTATGCCCATTGATTTTAGCATTTTTACAAAAGACAAAAAAACGGTGAACTATCACATTCCGCTGAATATGATGAGAACTCCTAAAACCAAAGATTATTTTGGAGATTTCCAAACCTTAAACTATTGGAATTGGACTACCAAAGAATACACTTTGACCATTCCTTACAAAAAATCTGATTTACAAATTTTAGGAATAGATTTCTCACAAAGATTGGCAGATGTAAACCCCGAAAATAATTTTTTAGAAGTGAAATAA
- a CDS encoding type III pantothenate kinase: MTSIVINIGNTNIRFGHFIDGKCDVTWIINTKPYGTRDELFAQFSMLYQTYNVDVEKVDKIIIGSVVPQLTHIISSALYKIHGIESIVVDRKTHSPIHHKSNQMGTDIFANLVAAHFLYPNKKKIILDFGTALTASCVAEDGEVLGVIIAPGIITSLNSLVKQTAQLPEIELTKPKSVLGHDTVSCMTSGMVYGFLGMVEGFIDRINEEVNDKCFVIATGGVSHVYQPLTNKIDIADKLHTLKGLYFLGKDK; the protein is encoded by the coding sequence ATGACGAGCATTGTAATAAACATTGGCAACACCAATATTAGATTTGGCCATTTTATTGATGGTAAATGTGATGTTACTTGGATTATTAACACCAAACCTTACGGAACTAGAGACGAACTTTTCGCCCAATTTTCTATGCTGTACCAAACGTACAATGTAGATGTAGAAAAAGTAGATAAAATCATTATTGGTTCTGTGGTACCTCAGCTTACACACATTATCAGCAGTGCTTTGTATAAAATTCACGGAATAGAATCCATAGTGGTAGATAGAAAAACGCACTCTCCTATTCATCACAAGTCTAATCAAATGGGAACTGATATTTTTGCCAATTTAGTGGCAGCTCATTTTCTCTATCCCAACAAAAAGAAAATTATTTTAGATTTCGGAACTGCGCTTACTGCAAGTTGTGTAGCCGAAGATGGAGAAGTTTTGGGAGTAATCATCGCTCCAGGAATTATCACTTCTCTTAATTCTTTGGTGAAACAAACCGCACAACTTCCTGAAATAGAACTCACTAAACCAAAATCTGTTTTGGGACATGATACGGTTTCTTGTATGACTTCGGGGATGGTTTATGGATTTTTAGGAATGGTAGAAGGTTTTATTGACCGTATAAACGAAGAAGTAAACGATAAATGTTTCGTGATTGCAACAGGTGGCGTTTCTCATGTTTATCAACCTTTGACCAATAAAATAGACATCGCGGATAAATTACACACTCTAAAAGGTCTTTATTTCCTAGGGAAAGACAAATAA